From the genome of Populus trichocarpa isolate Nisqually-1 chromosome 15, P.trichocarpa_v4.1, whole genome shotgun sequence, one region includes:
- the LOC7454738 gene encoding HVA22-like protein e — protein MGRFWTFLTHVHTLSGPVMMLLYPLYASVIAIESPSREDDEQWLAYWILYSFLTLTEMLLQSILEWIPIWYSLKLVVAAWLVLPQFKGAAFIYERFVREHIRKFIGEKDHPHHKSTTASGSGGGGKGKNKFVHFISPNKGEHEVS, from the exons ATGGGTCGTTTTTGGACTTTTCTCACTCATGTTCACACACTATCTGG GCCAGTCATGATGTTGCTCTACCCCTT GTATGCATCAGTAATTGCTATAGAGAGTCCATCAAGGGAGGATGATGAGCAGTGGCTTGCTTATTGGATCTTATATTCATTTCTAACACTTACAGAGATGCTGCTCCAATCCATTTTAGAGTG GATTCCTATATGGTACTCTTTGAAATTGGTGGTGGCTGCATGGTTGGTTCTACCACAGTTCAAAGGTGCAGCTTTCATTTATGAAAGGTTTGTGAGAGAGCATATCAGGAAATTTATAGGGGAAAAAGATCATCCCCATCACAAGTCTACCACTGCCAGTGGTAGTGGTGGTGGCGGCAAAGGCAAGAACAAGTTCGTTCACTTCATATCCCCCAATAAA GGAGAACATGAGGTTTCCTGA